One Chionomys nivalis chromosome 4, mChiNiv1.1, whole genome shotgun sequence genomic region harbors:
- the LOC130873036 gene encoding olfactory receptor 7G2-like, protein MKSVNQTVSGFILLGLTDDIELQLIIFGVFLFMYLVTVLGNLLIILATSSESHLHTPMYFFLSGLSFNDIFLVTCTIPKMLVNIQTQDQNITYIGCLTQVCFVLMSVGMENCLLAAMAYDRYVAICHPLRYRIIMNPCLCILMVTLSVMGSMANALVNGLMVLHLSFCTELVIPHFFCELTQITKLACSNTLIDNILIYISSCIFGGVPLSGIILSYSQIVSTVLRMQSSEGRHKAFSTCGSHLSVVSLFYGTGFGVYISSTVTESSRKTAVASVLYSVVPQMMNPFIYSLRNRDMKDALKRLISRILSPL, encoded by the coding sequence ATGAAATCTGTAAACCAAACTGTTTCTGGATTCATTCTCCTGGGACTCACAGATGATATAGAACTGCAACTCATCATCTTCGGTGTATTTCTTTTCATGTATCTTGTCACAGTCCTAGGAAACCTGCTGATCATTCTGGCCACCAGCTCTGAGTCCCATctccacacccccatgtacttctttctttctggtctttCTTTTAATGACATCTTTTTAGTCACATGCACAATTCCAAAGATGCTGGTAAATATACAAACACAAGACCAGAATATTACCTATATAGGATGCCTGACTCAGGTCTGCTTTGTTTTGATGTCTGTTGGTATGGAAAATTGTCTTCTTGCAGCAATGGCATATGACCGTTATGTTGCTATTTGCCATCCTCTTAGGTATAGGATCATCATGAACCCCTGCCTCTGTATTCTAATGGTAACATTGTCTGTGATGGGGAGCATGGCGAATGCCCTGGTAAATGGTCTGATGGTGTTACATCTGTCCTTCTGCACAGAGTTGGTAATCCCACATTTCTTCTGTGAACTTACACAGATTACTAAACTTGCCTGTTCCAACACTCTTATTGACAACATACTTATATACATTTCATCTTGCATATTTGGCGGTGTTCCTCTCTCTGGCATCATTTTGTCTTATAGTCAGATTGTATCCACTGTTTTAAGAATGCAGTCATCAGAAGGAAGACACAAAGCATTTTCCACCTGTGGGTCTCACCTGTCAGTTGTCTCCTTATTTTATGGAACAGGTTTTGGTGTCTACATTAGCTCAACAGTTACAGAATCGTCCAGGAAGACTGCTGTGGCTTCAGTCCTGTACTCTGTGGTCCCTCAAATGATGAATCCTTTTATCTATAGTCTGAGGAATAGAGACATGAAGGACGCCTTGAAGAGACTCATTAGTAGAATACTTTCTCCTCTATGA
- the LOC130873107 gene encoding olfactory receptor 7G1-like isoform X1 yields the protein MDIENKSVPSEFFLRGLTDDKELESLIFDLFLGMYLITIFGNILIILAIYCDSHLHTPMYLFLCHLSFNDMYLVNITVPKMLVNIQTQDQRISYAGCLSQSFFVAVCTVFECFLLGVMAYDRYVAICCPLRYTVLMNSCFCIILVLISLFISIVNGLLHSLMMLHLSFCSDLEIFHFFCEIAQVIKLACSGSLINNILIFVTASIFAGIPLLGIIFSYIHIVSTVLNMPSSEGKYKAFFTCGSHLSVVCLFYGTGFGVYITSEVIDSPRETAVASVMYSIVPPMMNPFIYSLRNRDMKEALKKIIARITSLLSSSVSFT from the coding sequence ATGGATATTGAAAACAAATCTGTGCCTTCTGAATTTTTTCTGCGTGGACTGACAGATGATAAAGAGCTGGAGTCCCTCATCTTTGACCTTTTTCTAGGCATGTACCTGATCACAATCTTTGGAAACATTCTTATAATATTGGCTATCTATTGTGATTCCCATctccacacccccatgtacttatttctctgtcatctatCTTTTAATGACATGTATTTAGTCAACATCACAGTTCCAAAGATGCTGGTGAACATACAAACACAGGATCAGAGGATCAGTTATGCAGGCTGCCTTAGCCAGAGCTTCTTTGTTGCAGTTTGTACAGTCTTTGAGTGTTTTCTGCTAGGAGtaatggcctatgaccgctatgtagcCATTTGTTGTCCTTTAAGATACACAGTCCTGATGAACTCCTGCTTCTGTATTATTCTGGTTCTTATCTCTCTATTTATTAGCATTGTGAATGGTCTGTTGCATAGTCTGATGATGCTGCACTTGTCCTTCTGCTCTGACCTGGAAATCTTTCACTTCTTCTGTGAAATCGCACAAGTCATCAAACTGGCCTGTTCTGGTAGCCTCATTAACAATATTCTGATATTTGTTACAGCTTCTATTTTTGCTGGAATTCCTCTGCTTGGAATAATTTTCTCTTATATTCACATTGTGTCTACAGTATTGAATATGCCATCATCAGAAGGAAAATACAAAGCCTTTTTCACTTGTGGATCTCATTTGtcagttgtttgcttgttttatgggACAGGTTTTGGTGTATACATTACCTCAGAGGTAATTGATTCACCAAGGGAAACTGCAGTGGCTTCAGTGATGTACTCCATAGTTCCTCCAATGATGAATCCCTTTATCTATAGTTTAAGGAACAGGGATATGAAGGAGGCACTGAAGAAAATTATCGCTAGGATAACTTCCCTTCT
- the LOC130873107 gene encoding olfactory receptor 7G2-like isoform X2: MDIENKSVPSEFFLRGLTDDKELESLIFDLFLGMYLITIFGNILIILAIYCDSHLHTPMYLFLCHLSFNDMYLVNITVPKMLVNIQTQDQRISYAGCLSQSFFVAVCTVFECFLLGVMAYDRYVAICCPLRYTVLMNSCFCIILVLISLFISIVNGLLHSLMMLHLSFCSDLEIFHFFCEIAQVIKLACSGSLINNILIFVTASIFAGIPLLGIIFSYIHIVSTVLNMPSSEGKYKAFFTCGSHLSVVCLFYGTGFGVYITSEVIDSPRETAVASVMYSIVPPMMNPFIYSLRNRDMKEALKKIIARITSLL; encoded by the coding sequence ATGGATATTGAAAACAAATCTGTGCCTTCTGAATTTTTTCTGCGTGGACTGACAGATGATAAAGAGCTGGAGTCCCTCATCTTTGACCTTTTTCTAGGCATGTACCTGATCACAATCTTTGGAAACATTCTTATAATATTGGCTATCTATTGTGATTCCCATctccacacccccatgtacttatttctctgtcatctatCTTTTAATGACATGTATTTAGTCAACATCACAGTTCCAAAGATGCTGGTGAACATACAAACACAGGATCAGAGGATCAGTTATGCAGGCTGCCTTAGCCAGAGCTTCTTTGTTGCAGTTTGTACAGTCTTTGAGTGTTTTCTGCTAGGAGtaatggcctatgaccgctatgtagcCATTTGTTGTCCTTTAAGATACACAGTCCTGATGAACTCCTGCTTCTGTATTATTCTGGTTCTTATCTCTCTATTTATTAGCATTGTGAATGGTCTGTTGCATAGTCTGATGATGCTGCACTTGTCCTTCTGCTCTGACCTGGAAATCTTTCACTTCTTCTGTGAAATCGCACAAGTCATCAAACTGGCCTGTTCTGGTAGCCTCATTAACAATATTCTGATATTTGTTACAGCTTCTATTTTTGCTGGAATTCCTCTGCTTGGAATAATTTTCTCTTATATTCACATTGTGTCTACAGTATTGAATATGCCATCATCAGAAGGAAAATACAAAGCCTTTTTCACTTGTGGATCTCATTTGtcagttgtttgcttgttttatgggACAGGTTTTGGTGTATACATTACCTCAGAGGTAATTGATTCACCAAGGGAAACTGCAGTGGCTTCAGTGATGTACTCCATAGTTCCTCCAATGATGAATCCCTTTATCTATAGTTTAAGGAACAGGGATATGAAGGAGGCACTGAAGAAAATTATCGCTAGGATAACTTCCCTTCTGTGA